In one window of Microtus pennsylvanicus isolate mMicPen1 chromosome 2, mMicPen1.hap1, whole genome shotgun sequence DNA:
- the LOC142844938 gene encoding olfactory receptor 4K3-like, with amino-acid sequence MEEVNQSVVTEFIFQGLCTSRELQIFLLLPFSTLYLMTVVGNIFVVILIITDHHLHFPMYFLLANLSFIDLCISSVTTPKLIIDLVKENKIISYGGCMSQILFAHFFVGSEMVLLVTMAYDRYVAICRPLHYTSIMDRQKCIWLVVISWIIGFVHGISQLILILELPFCGPRVIDSFFCDIPLVMKLACINTDTMRIMINADSSVVATACFIFLLISYTYILITVKLHSKDGSSKALSTCTSHIIVVVLLFVPVIFIYLSPVSITWLDKFLAVFYSVITPLLNPAIYTLRNKDIKNAIKKLINHR; translated from the coding sequence ATGGAAGAAGTAAACCAATCTGTGGTAACTGAGTTCATTTTCCAAGGACTTTGTACTTCAAGGGAACTACAGATCTTCCTCCTGCTGCCATTTTCCACCCTCTACCTGATGACTGTGGTAGGAAACATCTTTGTGGTCATATTAATCATCACTGATCATCATCTTCATTTCCCCATGTACTTTCTGTTAGCCAATCTTTCATTTATTGACTTATGCATTTCCTCAGTTACTACCCCCAAACTGATCATAGACcttgttaaagaaaataaaataatttcctatGGAGGTTGCATGAGCCAGATCCTCTTTGCACATTTCTTTGTAGGGAGTGAGATGGTTCTTCTTGTAacaatggcctatgaccgctatgtggccatctgcaggcCACTCCACTACACCAGCATCATGGACAGACAGAAGTGCATCTGGCTGGTTGTGATATCATGGATCATTGGATTTGTGCATGGCATTAGTCAACTGATCCTGATTTTGGAGCTACCTTTTTGTGGACCTAGAGTGATAGACAGCTTTTTCTGTGatattcctttggtgatgaaattAGCCTGCATCAATACTGATACTATGAGAATTATGATAAATGCTGACAGTAGTGTTGTAGCAACAGCTTGCTTCATTTTCTTGCTGATATCTTACACTTACATTCTAATAACTGTTAAGCTTCATTCTAAAGATGGTTCATCAAAGGCACTCTCTACCTGTACCTCCCATATCATAGTGGTTGTGCTATTATTTGTGCCTGTCATTTTCATCTATCTGTCGCCTGTCAGTATCACATGGCTGGACAAGTTCCTTGCTGTATTTTACTCAGTCATCACACCTCTCCTGAATCCAGCCATTTATACACtaagaaataaagatataaagaatgccaTAAAGAAGTTGATAAATCACAGGTGA